The following are encoded together in the Onychostoma macrolepis isolate SWU-2019 chromosome 03, ASM1243209v1, whole genome shotgun sequence genome:
- the LOC131536564 gene encoding uncharacterized protein LOC131536564 isoform X2, producing MADECDLCLLGLIFLSSLLSGSSEVDVTHVFISSGQNVRLSCNNALHDCKSTTWTYNRFSHSEAVELIGLGIKKKDTERHERLSLGSDCSLNINNITEEDYGLYSCRQYVNGQKQGTDARVYLHVLHVSSSSSSSQTEISAGRSVTLFCQLYSLAGVSCDGSGRSEGIELFWVNQAGVKLKISDSRYQISASDHCNITLTTTLLNEDHNREWRCSVTHRDRVQSSVTYTVKSSVFSEL from the exons atgGCTGATGAGTGTGATCTGTGTCTGTTGGGACTCATCTTTCTCTCTTCACTTCTCTCAG GTTCCAGTGAAGTGGATGTGACTCATGTGTTCATCAGTTCTGGTCAAAATGTCCGTCTGTCCTGTAATAATGCTCTTCATGACTGCAAATCAACTACATGGACCTATAACAGATTCAGTCATTCAGAAGCAGTTGAACTGATTGGTTTAGGGATAAAGAAgaaagacacagagagacatGAGAGACTGAGTCTGGGGTCTGACTGCTCTCTGAACATCAACAACATCACAGAAGAAGATTATGGACTTTACAGCTGCAGACAATATGTGAATGGACAAAAACAAGGAACTGATGCTCGTGTGTATCTGCATGTTCTTCATG tctcttcatcttcatcatcctcacaGACTGAGATCAGTGCAGGCCGCTCTGTGACTCTCTTCTGTCAGCTGTATTCTCTTGCTGGAGTCTCTTGTGATGGTTCAGGTCGTTCTGAGGGAATTGAGCTGTTCTGGGTGAATCAGGCTGGTGTTAAACTGAAGATATCAGACTCCAGATATCAGATATCAGCATCAGATCACTGTAACATCACTCTGACTACAACACTCCTGAATGAAGATCACAACAGAGAGTGGAGATGCAGTGTTACTCACAGAGATCGAGTCCAGAGCTCAGTCACATATACTGTCAAGAGTTCAG TATTTTCAGAGCTGTGA
- the LOC131536564 gene encoding uncharacterized protein LOC131536564 isoform X3 gives MADECDLCLLGLIFLSSLLSGSSEVDVTHVFISSGQNVRLSCNNALHDCKSTTWTYNRFSHSEAVELIGLGIKKKDTERHERLSLGSDCSLNINNITEEDYGLYSCRQYVNGQKQGTDARVYLHVLHVSSSSSSSQTEISAGRSVTLFCQLYSLAGVSCDGSGRSEGIELFWVNQAGVKLKISDSRYQISASDHCNITLTTTLLNEDHNREWRCSVTHRDRVQSSVTYTVKSSGSL, from the exons atgGCTGATGAGTGTGATCTGTGTCTGTTGGGACTCATCTTTCTCTCTTCACTTCTCTCAG GTTCCAGTGAAGTGGATGTGACTCATGTGTTCATCAGTTCTGGTCAAAATGTCCGTCTGTCCTGTAATAATGCTCTTCATGACTGCAAATCAACTACATGGACCTATAACAGATTCAGTCATTCAGAAGCAGTTGAACTGATTGGTTTAGGGATAAAGAAgaaagacacagagagacatGAGAGACTGAGTCTGGGGTCTGACTGCTCTCTGAACATCAACAACATCACAGAAGAAGATTATGGACTTTACAGCTGCAGACAATATGTGAATGGACAAAAACAAGGAACTGATGCTCGTGTGTATCTGCATGTTCTTCATG tctcttcatcttcatcatcctcacaGACTGAGATCAGTGCAGGCCGCTCTGTGACTCTCTTCTGTCAGCTGTATTCTCTTGCTGGAGTCTCTTGTGATGGTTCAGGTCGTTCTGAGGGAATTGAGCTGTTCTGGGTGAATCAGGCTGGTGTTAAACTGAAGATATCAGACTCCAGATATCAGATATCAGCATCAGATCACTGTAACATCACTCTGACTACAACACTCCTGAATGAAGATCACAACAGAGAGTGGAGATGCAGTGTTACTCACAGAGATCGAGTCCAGAGCTCAGTCACATATACTGTCAAGAGTTCAG GTTCGCTGTGA
- the LOC131536564 gene encoding uncharacterized protein LOC131536564 isoform X1 — translation MADECDLCLLGLIFLSSLLSGSSEVDVTHVFISSGQNVRLSCNNALHDCKSTTWTYNRFSHSEAVELIGLGIKKKDTERHERLSLGSDCSLNINNITEEDYGLYSCRQYVNGQKQGTDARVYLHVLHVSSSSSSSQTEISAGRSVTLFCQLYSLAGVSCDGSGRSEGIELFWVNQAGVKLKISDSRYQISASDHCNITLTTTLLNEDHNREWRCSVTHRDRVQSSVTYTVKSSGQKTIS, via the exons atgGCTGATGAGTGTGATCTGTGTCTGTTGGGACTCATCTTTCTCTCTTCACTTCTCTCAG GTTCCAGTGAAGTGGATGTGACTCATGTGTTCATCAGTTCTGGTCAAAATGTCCGTCTGTCCTGTAATAATGCTCTTCATGACTGCAAATCAACTACATGGACCTATAACAGATTCAGTCATTCAGAAGCAGTTGAACTGATTGGTTTAGGGATAAAGAAgaaagacacagagagacatGAGAGACTGAGTCTGGGGTCTGACTGCTCTCTGAACATCAACAACATCACAGAAGAAGATTATGGACTTTACAGCTGCAGACAATATGTGAATGGACAAAAACAAGGAACTGATGCTCGTGTGTATCTGCATGTTCTTCATG tctcttcatcttcatcatcctcacaGACTGAGATCAGTGCAGGCCGCTCTGTGACTCTCTTCTGTCAGCTGTATTCTCTTGCTGGAGTCTCTTGTGATGGTTCAGGTCGTTCTGAGGGAATTGAGCTGTTCTGGGTGAATCAGGCTGGTGTTAAACTGAAGATATCAGACTCCAGATATCAGATATCAGCATCAGATCACTGTAACATCACTCTGACTACAACACTCCTGAATGAAGATCACAACAGAGAGTGGAGATGCAGTGTTACTCACAGAGATCGAGTCCAGAGCTCAGTCACATATACTGTCAAGAGTTCAGGTCAGAAAACAATCTCATGA
- the LOC131536554 gene encoding uncharacterized protein LOC131536554 codes for MLTIQASGWNKRKAENLDRTLAKRYIKTVQRIAEATKDLEKLTAELSLQQDTVQQWVSDVQQWTSGATIQNDLQRTIEGLYLGIKQRKFQLYRQSGGNKRRHQLRRKIAVEKKALEVAINDHNATVGEVEKLPPPNELLDVDNYSWPWECHGDMERKKKFFDKVMLLARLKEEEFIVVREVKQHMEYMRSVAGLIEEFTFQLTGDTNGKCSTEGLMEKGREGLLCVLKRRLCEVEAQLATARTTYKSILGLQTLPLDDFSEEEDSENTSSTDEELGE; via the exons ATGCTAACAATCCAGGCAAGTGGCTGGAACAAGCGAAAGGCAGAAAACCTTGACCGGACACTGGCCAAAAGATACATCAAG ACTGTACAAAGGATTGCAGAGGCAACAAAGGACTTGGAGAAACTCACAGCTGAGTTATCTCTACAGCAAGACACAGTCCAGCAGTGGGTGTCTGATGTTCAGCAGTGGACCTCAG GAGCAACAATCCAAAATGACCTGCAGAGGACCATCGAGGGGCTATATTTGGGTATCAAACAGCGAAAATTTCAGCTGTATCGTCAGTCTG GTGGGAACAAGCGAAGGCATCAACTGAGAAGAAAGATTGCTGTTGAGAAGAAAGCCTTGGAAGTTGCCATCAATGACCACAATGCTACTGTTGGGGAAGTTGAAAAACTGCCTCCTCCCAATGAACTCCTGGATGTGGACAACTACTCCTGGCCATGGGAAT GTCATGGTGATATGGAGcggaaaaaaaaattttttgacAAGGTAATGCTGCTGGCTAGACTGAAAGAAGAAGAATTTATTGTGGTTCGCGAAGTCAAGCAGCACATGGAGTACATGAGGAGTGTTGCTGGACTGATTGAAGAGTTTACCTTTCAGCTCACTGGAGACACCAATGGGAAAT GCAGTACAGAGGGCTTAATGGAGAAAGGACGTGAGGGACTACTCTGTGTGCTGAAGAGAAGATTGTGTGAAGTTGAAGCACAACTGGCTACAGCACGCACAACATACAAAAGTATTCTTGGACTGCAAACATTGCCCTTAGATGACTTTTCTGAAGAGGAAGACTCAGAGAATACTTCCTCAACTGATGAGGAACTGGGAGAGTAG